GATAACCCCACGATCCGCCGAACGGATGCTCCGCGACCGGCATGAACTCGATATGCGTGAAGCCCATGCCCTTCGCATACGGAATGAGGCGCTCGGCCAGTTCATGCCAGTTCATGCCGCGATTGCCTTCTTCCGGCACGCGCAGCCAAGATTCCGCATGAGCTTCGTAAATGGCGATCGGCGCCTGCGGCGTCTGCTTGCCGGCGCGCGCGTCCATCCATTCGGAGTCGGTCCATGCGTAATGGTCGATGGCGTCCGCATCCGCCACCACCGATGCCGTGGAAGGCGGCTTTTCGCTTTGCATCGCGCACGGATCGGCCTTTAGCGGCAGCGTGTAGCCTTCGCGTGCGACGATCTCGTACTTGTAGCGGGTGCCCGCGCCGATGCCCGGAATGAACAGTTCCCACACGCCCGCGCTATGACGCAGACGCATCGGATGACGGCGTCCGTCCCATGTATTGAAGTCGCCGACCACCGACACGCGCCGCGCATTCGGCGCCCATACCGCGAAGCGCACGCCCGCCACGCCGCCATGCGTGATCGGCCGTGAGCCGAGACATTCGAGCACCGCATACGGATCGGCTTGCGAGAGGCGGTGCAGCCAGTCATCGGAGAGAACGGGGCCGAACGAATACGGATCGTGCGTGTCCTGCGGCGTGCCGTGCCAGTCGATCAGAAGCCGGTATGCCGTCGGCCTCTCGACGAATCCCGCGAAAAGACCGGCATCGTGAATGCGCGTGAGCGTGCCGAGCGGCTCGCCGCTTCCTGCATCGACCACGCTCACGCCCGCCGCGTTCGGCAGAAACACGCGCACGACGTAGCCGTGCTCGGTCTGATGCAGGCCGAGCATCGAGAACGGATCGGGATGCCGCGCCTCGACGAGCGCATCGATGTCGAGCGGATTCAGGCCGTGTGCCGGATTCCTCGTATCCGCTCCCGGATCGCTACGGTTATTCATGGTGAGTTCCATCCGGATTGTCCTTGGTTGCATCGAACACGGGGCGCGTGCCGGGCGCGGGCGGCTCGCCCGTGTCGCCGAGCAGGCGGCTCGCGAGCGACGCGAGGCCCCGCAGCGGAAGACCGATCCACGTCGGCCGGTTCGCCGCTTCGTAGCGGATTTCGTAGGCGGCTTTTTCGATCAGGAACAAATCGAGCAGCGCAGGCAGCACGCTTTCGCCCGCAATCGGCTCGGGCGATGATGCAATCGCTTCGCGGTACTGCCGCATGAAGCTCTGCTCCGCGACGGCGCGCATACGCTCGAACAGCGCGCGCTTGCGGTCGGCCGTTTGCGCGGGCGCGGCTTCGGTAGTCGGTTGCGCGGCGGCGCTCGCATACGAAAGCGAACGCAGCAGGCCGGCGACGTCGCGCAGCGGACTCGTCTTTCTGCGGCGCTCGTCGAGCGTGCGCGCGGGTTCGCCTTCGAAGTCGATCAGATACGCATCGCCCTGTGCCATCAAGACCTGTCCGAGATGGAAGTCGCCGTGAATGCGGATGCACAGCGCATCGGCGTCCGACGTCACGAGCTGCTTCACCGCTTCGACAAGCTGGTCGCGGCGGTCCAGCAGGCTTTGCGCGAGAAAGCGGTCGTGCTCATTGAAGCTGCCGATTTTCTGCGCAAGGATGTCGAGCGCGCTCGTCAGCAGTTGCAGCGTGCCCTCGATCCAGCCTTGCACGTCTTCGGCGGTCGCGCGGTGCGGCGCGAACGCTTCGTCGTCCGTCGGCGTGGCGAGCGCGACGTGCAACTCGCCGAGCCGCTTGCCGATGATGCCGATGATATTGGCGTAGCCTTCGAAGCCGTTGAGCTGCGCGTTCTGATCGGGCTTGCCTTCCTCGGTATCCACGGTAACCGCGAGCTCATCGACTACGCGGCGCAGATAGTCGAGCGCGTAGTTCCACGCATCGCCCTGATTGTCGACGAAGCCTTGCAGAATGACGAGCGTATGCGGCACGCCTTGCGGGTCGACGCGCACGACTTCGCCATACAGCGGCCCGGTATTCGCGTAGCCGAGCTTCGTGAGATAGCGGCTCATCTCCGCTTCCGGATGAATGCCGCCAACCACGCGCCGCACGAGCTTCAGCACGATCTTGTCGCCGATCACGAGCGAGCTGTTGCTCTGTTCGGCCGCGAGCCAGCGGATCTCGGGCGGCGACGCCGGATTCATGTCGAGCGTAGCGAAGCGTTCAGTTGGCAAGAAGCGGATCTCGCTCTTTTGCACGGTCGGCACCACGGCGCGTTGCGCGAGCTTCTGCAAGATGCCATAGGTGAATTGCGGCACCGCGAACGCATCCGTGATATGCCCGATCGTGCGGCCGCGCCGCACTCGCGCGAGCGCGAGCTGCATGTAGAGCGGCGACGTCGTTTCAGTGCCCCACGCGATGGAAAGCGGCAGCACGTAGCGTTCGGTGTGATCGCCGACGTCCGCTTCGATTTCCGTGAACGCGAAGCCGGCGCCTTCTATCGTGGTGAGGGCGGCGAGGCGCACCGCATGCAGCGTCTGATCCTTCGATGCGAACCAGCGCCGCTTGCTGAGATAGCTCGGCAGCACTTCCGATTCGAGCAGACGCACGTTTTCGGGCGTCGGTCCCGTTTGACCTGCGCGAATCACCATGGTGACGAACTCCGGTAACTGCTCCGACGGTGCCTGCGACCACGCAGGGCGCATGTTGCCGGGGCAAAGCTGGAACCACAAGAAGCCGTAAGGCGGGAAGGTCAGCAAATAGGTCAACTGACCGATGGCGGGGAAAGGCTGGTCCGCCGTCATTTCGAGCGGCACCGAGCCCGCGAATTCCGACAGATCCAGTTCCACCGCTTGTGGCGCACGCGAAAGATTCGCGACGCAGAGAATAGGCGGCTCGCCCTTCAGTTCGCGCAGATACGCGAGAATCTTGCGATTGCTCGGCTTCAGAAAGCGGATTGTGCCGCGTCCGAACGCATGCTTCGAGCGGCGCACCGCGAGCATCTTGCGCGTCCAGTTCAAGAGCGAATGCGGATCGCGGCTTTGCGCTTCGACGTTGATCGCGTCGTAGCCGTAGAGCGAGCCCATCACGGGCGGCAGCACGAGCTGTTCCGGATCGGCGCGCGAGAAGCCGCCGTTGCGATCGGACGACCATTGCATCGGCGTGCGCACGCCGTCGCGGTCGCCCAGGTGGATGTTGTCGCCCATCCCGAGTTCGTCGCCGTAATAGATGACGGGCGTGCCCGGCATCGAAAAAAGCAGCGAATTGATGAGTTCGATGCGGCGGCGGTCACGCTCCATCAGCGGCGCGAGACGCCGGCGAATGCCTAAATTCAGGCGCGCGCGGCGGTCGCTCGCGTAGGTGTTCCACAAATAATCGCGCTCCGAGTCCGTGACCATTTCGAGCGTCAGTTCGTCGTGGTTGCGCAGGAAGATCGCCCACTGATTCGTTTCGGCGAGGTCCGGCGTCTGCCGCATGATGTCGGTGATCGGGAAGCGGTCTTCGCTTGCAATCGACATGTAGATGCGCGGCATCAGCGGGAAGTGGAACGCCATGTGGCATTCGTCTTCGTCGCCGAAGTACTCCTTCACGTCTTCCGGCCACTGGTTCGCTTCGGCGAGCAGCATGCGGTTCGGATACTCCGCGTCGATGGTCGCGCGAATCTGCTTGAGAATAGCGTGCGTCTCGGGCAGGTTCTCGTTGTTCGTGCCTTCGCGCTCGACGAGGTAAGGCACCGCATCCAGCCGCAGACCGTCGATGCCCATGTCGAGCCAGAAGCGCATGATCTGCAGCACTTCCTTCATCACGGCCGGGTTGTCGAAGTTGAGGTCCGGCTGGTGCGAATAGAAGCGGTGCCAGTAGTACTGTCCCGCGACGGGATCATGCGTCCAGTTCGAAGGCTCGCTGTCGATGAAGATGATGCGCGTCTCTTCGTACTTCTTGTCGGTATCGGACCACACGTAGAAGTTGCGGTGATTCGATCCCGGCTTCGCGCGGCGCGCGCGCTGAAACCACGGATGCTGGTCCGACGTGTGATTGATGACCAGTTCGGTGATGACGCGAATGCCGCGCGCGTGCGCTTCCTGAATGAAGCGTTTGACATCGGCGATGGTGCCGTAATCCGGATGCACGTTGCGGTAATCG
This genomic interval from Caballeronia sp. LZ062 contains the following:
- the treS gene encoding maltose alpha-D-glucosyltransferase; this translates as MKRSKKSSTVSDDPLWYKDAIIYQVHIKSFFDANNDGIGDFPGLLAKLDYIAELGVDAIWLLPFYPSPRRDDGYDIADYRNVHPDYGTIADVKRFIQEAHARGIRVITELVINHTSDQHPWFQRARRAKPGSNHRNFYVWSDTDKKYEETRIIFIDSEPSNWTHDPVAGQYYWHRFYSHQPDLNFDNPAVMKEVLQIMRFWLDMGIDGLRLDAVPYLVEREGTNNENLPETHAILKQIRATIDAEYPNRMLLAEANQWPEDVKEYFGDEDECHMAFHFPLMPRIYMSIASEDRFPITDIMRQTPDLAETNQWAIFLRNHDELTLEMVTDSERDYLWNTYASDRRARLNLGIRRRLAPLMERDRRRIELINSLLFSMPGTPVIYYGDELGMGDNIHLGDRDGVRTPMQWSSDRNGGFSRADPEQLVLPPVMGSLYGYDAINVEAQSRDPHSLLNWTRKMLAVRRSKHAFGRGTIRFLKPSNRKILAYLRELKGEPPILCVANLSRAPQAVELDLSEFAGSVPLEMTADQPFPAIGQLTYLLTFPPYGFLWFQLCPGNMRPAWSQAPSEQLPEFVTMVIRAGQTGPTPENVRLLESEVLPSYLSKRRWFASKDQTLHAVRLAALTTIEGAGFAFTEIEADVGDHTERYVLPLSIAWGTETTSPLYMQLALARVRRGRTIGHITDAFAVPQFTYGILQKLAQRAVVPTVQKSEIRFLPTERFATLDMNPASPPEIRWLAAEQSNSSLVIGDKIVLKLVRRVVGGIHPEAEMSRYLTKLGYANTGPLYGEVVRVDPQGVPHTLVILQGFVDNQGDAWNYALDYLRRVVDELAVTVDTEEGKPDQNAQLNGFEGYANIIGIIGKRLGELHVALATPTDDEAFAPHRATAEDVQGWIEGTLQLLTSALDILAQKIGSFNEHDRFLAQSLLDRRDQLVEAVKQLVTSDADALCIRIHGDFHLGQVLMAQGDAYLIDFEGEPARTLDERRRKTSPLRDVAGLLRSLSYASAAAQPTTEAAPAQTADRKRALFERMRAVAEQSFMRQYREAIASSPEPIAGESVLPALLDLFLIEKAAYEIRYEAANRPTWIGLPLRGLASLASRLLGDTGEPPAPGTRPVFDATKDNPDGTHHE